The Apium graveolens cultivar Ventura chromosome 6, ASM990537v1, whole genome shotgun sequence genome contains a region encoding:
- the LOC141667222 gene encoding APO protein 4, mitochondrial-like translates to MGSILRTHRKIWRFWTAPAMKDGGLMRMYSSKPKRKVDLKKLRPMILERINNRAKDYPIKAMIPVAEDVLKARVLLIQGVSTLLQFVPFWACKFCPEVYIGEKGHLIKTCGGYRHRAKNQQHEWVKGRLNDIIVPVKTFHLKHMFQNVIEHQERFDFDRVPAVVELCLQAGAFQYDEGLFLRYLNFDTDVNSFVGDATLSVEDQRFVARGTLSAWETVKSGVQKLLLVYPTKVCEHCSEVHVGPSGHRARLCGVFKYQSWRGTHFWKKAKVDDLVPPKVVWFRRPQDPPLLLNTRREFYGHAPAVVDLCVKAGAIPPSKYLCMMKMQGLSAPVSALAVVED, encoded by the exons ATGGGTTCGATTTTGAGAACTCACCGGAAAATATGGCGGTTTTGGACGGCGCCGGCGATGAAAGATGGTGGGTTGATGAGAATGTATAGTAGTAAACCAAAGAGAAAGGTGGATTTGAAGAAATTAAGACCAATGATTCTTGAAAGAATAAATAATAGAGCTAAAGATTATCCAATTAAAGCTATGATTCCTGTTGCTGAAGATGTTCTTAAAGCTAGAGTTCTTCTGATTCAAGGGGTTTCTACACTTCTTCAGTTTGTTCCTTTCTGGGCTTGCAA GTTCTGTCCGGAAGTATATATTGGAGAGAAAGGACATTTAATAAAGACTTGTGGTGGTTATAGACACCGTGCTAAGAATCAGCAACATGAATGGGTTAAAGGGAGATTGAATGATATTATTGTTCCTGTGAAAACATTTCATCTTAAGCACATGTTCCAAAATGTGATTGAGCATCAAGAGAGGTTCGATTTTGACCGTGTCCCTGCAGTTGTTGAGTTGTGCTTACAGGCAGGGGCTTTTCAATATGATGAAGGTTTATTTTTGAGATACTTGAATTTTGACACAGATGTGAATTCATTTGTTGGAGATGCAACTTTGTCTGTAGAGGATCAGAGGTTTGTAGCACGAGGAACATTGAGCGCATGGGAGACTGTTAAGTCCGGAGTTCAGAAGTTGTTATTGGTCTATCCTACAAAGGTCTGTGAACATTGTTCAGAAGTTCATGTGGGGCCATCTGGTCACCGAGCACGACTTTGTGGTGTGTTTAAATACCAGAGCTGGCGGGGAACTCATTTTTGGAAAAAAGCAAAAGTGGATGATTTGGTTCCTCCGAAGGTTGTGTGGTTTCGTAGACCTCAAGATCCACCTCTCCTTCTTAATACACGTAGAGAGTTTTATGGTCATGCCCCAGCTGTAGTTGATCTGTGTGTAAAAGCTGGTGCTATTCCACCATCAAAGTATTTGTGTATGATGAAAATGCAAGGGTTATCCGCACCAGTATCAGCTCTAGCTGTTGTGGAAGATTGA